A portion of the Agrobacterium tumefaciens genome contains these proteins:
- a CDS encoding CHAD domain-containing protein: MPFRIDPNKPFDDEIRRAGLELIEEAIISLRDQPSGRHEAVHDARKRFKRLRALYRLVARAAPDFSKEENARFRDIARSLAFAREATALVETVEYLETFAASTTQGKALRSIATVLRKRRDHAIEHEAGLDEAIAAAIAGCEEARKKLKAVSLPDELKDVTRLVKTGWAKQRKRARKALADCHEQADVEHFHELRKAGQAYWMHLGLLRRLWPSAMRAKRADTKRLVDILGHEHDLSVLAAFADQEPERFGNGERLALLLDAIIQRQQALRGDGLELANEVFSESARTESRIVGLLWRRAAK, encoded by the coding sequence ATGCCCTTCAGGATTGACCCGAACAAACCGTTCGACGATGAAATCCGCCGCGCGGGACTGGAACTCATCGAAGAGGCGATAATCAGCCTTCGCGACCAGCCTTCCGGGCGCCATGAGGCGGTGCACGATGCCCGCAAGCGGTTCAAGCGGCTGCGCGCCCTCTACCGCCTCGTCGCCAGGGCAGCACCCGATTTCAGCAAAGAGGAAAACGCCCGCTTTCGCGACATCGCCCGCTCGCTCGCTTTTGCGCGGGAAGCGACGGCGCTCGTGGAGACGGTGGAGTATCTCGAGACCTTCGCGGCCTCCACGACGCAAGGAAAGGCGCTGCGATCGATCGCGACAGTCCTGCGCAAGCGCCGTGACCACGCCATCGAACATGAGGCAGGTCTCGACGAGGCCATTGCGGCCGCCATCGCCGGCTGCGAGGAAGCACGCAAGAAGCTGAAGGCAGTGTCGCTGCCGGACGAGCTTAAGGATGTGACAAGGCTGGTGAAGACCGGGTGGGCGAAGCAGAGGAAGAGGGCGCGTAAAGCACTTGCCGACTGCCATGAGCAGGCCGACGTCGAACATTTCCACGAATTACGTAAGGCGGGCCAGGCCTACTGGATGCATCTCGGCCTCCTGCGCCGCCTCTGGCCATCGGCCATGCGCGCCAAGCGGGCCGACACCAAGCGGCTGGTCGACATCCTTGGCCACGAGCACGATCTTTCGGTCCTTGCAGCCTTTGCGGACCAGGAACCGGAGCGTTTCGGCAATGGCGAGCGACTGGCTCTGCTTCTCGATGCAATCATTCAGAGGCAGCAGGCGCTGCGCGGAGATGGTCTTGAGCTGGCAAACGAAGTCTTCTCCGAATCCGCCAGAACCGAGAGCCGCATCGTCGGCCTTTTATGGCGGCGGGCGGCGAAGTAG
- a CDS encoding methionine ABC transporter ATP-binding protein, with translation MSFSSNATSLARAPQTAKDAMVTFEGVTKTFGGSDGKPGFAALAGIDYVVPKGSITGIIGRSGAGKSTLIRLANGLEKPSSGRVVVDSVDVAALDEKSLRTLRRSVGMIFQHFNLLSSRTAFDNVALPLEIAGLGKKEIETRVTPLLELVGLSDKAKRYPAELSGGQKQRVGIARALATQPKLLLSDEATSALDPETTQSILELLKRINAELGLTVLLITHEMEVVKTIASQVAVIDRGLIVEEGRTFDIFTAPKHETTRSLLSSSVGVKLPHWVTSGLKPEAEEGDRVLVRLVFFGETAFQPLTARLVAEIGPDVNILAGTIEEISGEPFGSLVVSYPATAETTARAGRFYTETGLHTEALGYVA, from the coding sequence ATGAGTTTTTCATCCAACGCGACATCGCTCGCGCGCGCACCGCAGACTGCCAAGGACGCGATGGTAACGTTTGAAGGCGTGACCAAGACCTTTGGCGGCAGCGATGGCAAGCCGGGCTTCGCAGCCCTCGCCGGCATTGACTATGTCGTGCCGAAGGGTTCCATCACCGGCATAATCGGCCGCTCTGGTGCCGGCAAATCCACCCTCATCCGCCTCGCCAACGGCCTTGAAAAACCGTCGTCCGGCCGGGTGGTCGTCGACAGCGTCGATGTTGCCGCCCTTGATGAGAAGAGTCTGAGGACCCTTCGCCGTTCCGTCGGCATGATCTTCCAGCACTTCAATCTTCTGTCGTCGCGCACCGCTTTCGACAATGTGGCGCTGCCGCTAGAAATTGCCGGTCTCGGTAAAAAAGAGATCGAAACGCGGGTAACGCCGCTGCTCGAACTCGTCGGCCTTTCCGACAAGGCGAAGCGTTATCCGGCGGAACTGTCGGGTGGGCAGAAGCAGCGTGTCGGCATCGCCCGAGCGCTTGCGACGCAACCCAAGCTGCTGTTGTCGGACGAGGCGACGTCCGCGCTCGATCCGGAGACGACCCAGTCCATCCTTGAACTCCTGAAGCGCATCAATGCCGAACTTGGGCTGACAGTGCTGCTCATCACCCACGAGATGGAGGTGGTGAAGACCATCGCCTCGCAGGTCGCCGTCATCGACAGGGGCCTGATCGTGGAGGAGGGGCGCACCTTCGATATTTTCACCGCGCCGAAACACGAGACGACCCGCAGCCTGCTGTCGTCCTCGGTCGGGGTTAAGCTGCCGCACTGGGTTACATCAGGGTTGAAGCCGGAAGCCGAGGAGGGTGACCGCGTTCTCGTGCGGCTGGTGTTCTTCGGCGAAACGGCATTCCAGCCGCTGACCGCGCGTCTTGTTGCGGAAATCGGTCCTGACGTGAACATCCTTGCCGGCACCATCGAGGAAATTTCCGGCGAACCATTCGGCTCGCTGGTTGTGTCCTATCCGGCCACGGCGGAAACCACCGCCCGCGCCGGCCGCTTTTATACTGAGACCGGTCTTCACACGGAGGCGCTCGGTTATGTCGCCTGA
- a CDS encoding CYTH domain-containing protein, producing MAKEIERKFLVAGDEWRNEVTRSMAFRQAYVASLENRSVRVRIVNGLDATLTIKIGASSLVRDEYEYSIPLNDAEELMASAPGVVIEKMRHTVDHGGFTWEVDVFEGKYKGLIVAEVEMDDENANPDLPSWLGKEVTGDRRFSNQSLAMDCPHGDLADALQD from the coding sequence ATGGCCAAGGAAATCGAGCGGAAGTTTCTGGTTGCAGGCGATGAATGGCGTAATGAAGTGACGCGTAGCATGGCTTTCCGGCAGGCATATGTCGCCTCGCTGGAAAATCGTTCGGTCCGGGTCAGGATCGTCAACGGGCTTGACGCGACACTGACCATCAAGATCGGCGCGAGTTCGCTCGTCCGTGATGAATATGAATATTCCATTCCACTGAATGACGCGGAAGAATTGATGGCCAGCGCCCCCGGCGTGGTGATCGAGAAGATGCGCCACACGGTTGATCACGGTGGATTCACTTGGGAAGTCGATGTTTTCGAGGGTAAATACAAGGGGCTGATCGTGGCGGAGGTAGAGATGGACGACGAGAACGCCAACCCCGATCTGCCCTCCTGGCTTGGCAAGGAGGTAACGGGCGACCGTCGCTTCTCCAACCAGTCGCTCGCCATGGACTGTCCCCACGGAGACTTGGCGGATGCCCTTCAGGATTGA
- a CDS encoding bifunctional diguanylate cyclase/phosphodiesterase, with product MFPSQDDAFEGDFMRIAPRNIGEYLPVGRRTAVGVVLSTFALVLLIVTALVLSALSQVRERANSLDNARSRETTAGALVTFRDQLGATLNDYAAWDDAADYVYAPDRFDWVASNYGEMTVNSDLFDTAVVLDEDGKVRMAYQNGKPVAWKPHDYFAEGLKEMIERVRSMRPGIASQVTGFVKTRDGVAATGVALVRLKSGVLPPVGSERRYLIFARHLKQATVDKLARNYVIDGLQLQYGDGPATNHVDVVNPLGDVLARLVWRSQLPGDVSFHEARPVVFTALGIAGTFFLVLLIIGSATLDRLKADEAAAREEALRDRLSGLSNRAGLFSKLNRMVGKARHDKTDIKLLYLDLDGFKEINDSYGHAAGDRLIKGVAAALRVLVPEDAVLARLGGDEFAIAIQGNDVWSEGRKLCQALLELFTEPFSIGERVASIGCSIGTSVSRAGDINGEELLRRADMAMYQAKENGRGRYVAYELKMDALREEKLQLEADLRYAILNDEISVVYQPVVNAATRSITGVEALARWQRPGYGFVPPDIFIAAAETSGLIERLGLLVLRKACETAGQWPSIKLSVNISPVQFRNPAFSGNVADILAATQTPTARLRLEMTEGYFIQNPERASAAIDKLKQLGLHIALDDFGAGFASVGYLRRFGFDRMKIDRSLVMALEQGGRSLEMLQATVALAKSLDIPVTAEGVETEEQAAILHLCGCDELQGYLFSKPVAAEEITAMLEEQTAPLFALRAGAKG from the coding sequence ATGTTTCCTTCGCAAGATGATGCTTTCGAAGGGGATTTTATGCGGATTGCGCCGCGAAACATTGGGGAATATTTGCCGGTCGGGCGTAGAACCGCCGTCGGCGTCGTATTGTCCACATTTGCGCTGGTGCTTCTCATTGTCACCGCGCTGGTCTTGTCTGCTCTGAGCCAGGTCAGGGAAAGGGCGAACTCGCTCGACAATGCCCGCTCGCGCGAGACAACGGCGGGCGCCCTTGTCACCTTCCGCGACCAGCTTGGCGCGACGCTGAACGACTACGCCGCCTGGGACGATGCTGCCGACTATGTCTACGCCCCCGACAGGTTCGACTGGGTGGCGAGCAATTATGGCGAGATGACGGTCAACAGCGATCTTTTCGATACCGCCGTCGTCCTCGACGAAGACGGCAAGGTCCGCATGGCCTACCAGAACGGCAAGCCGGTTGCCTGGAAGCCCCATGACTATTTCGCAGAAGGCCTCAAGGAGATGATCGAACGGGTGCGCTCCATGCGTCCCGGCATCGCGTCGCAGGTCACCGGTTTCGTGAAAACCCGCGACGGCGTCGCGGCTACGGGGGTCGCGCTGGTGCGGCTCAAATCCGGGGTCTTGCCTCCGGTTGGATCCGAGCGGCGATATCTGATTTTCGCCCGTCATCTCAAACAGGCGACGGTAGACAAGCTGGCCCGCAATTACGTCATCGATGGTCTGCAACTGCAATATGGCGACGGACCGGCGACCAACCATGTGGATGTCGTCAATCCGCTTGGTGATGTGCTGGCGCGGCTCGTCTGGCGCTCCCAGCTGCCGGGGGACGTGAGCTTCCATGAGGCCCGGCCGGTCGTCTTCACGGCACTCGGCATTGCCGGAACGTTCTTTCTCGTACTTCTCATCATCGGTTCGGCGACGCTCGACCGGCTGAAGGCCGACGAGGCGGCGGCGAGGGAAGAGGCGCTGCGCGATCGTCTGAGCGGGCTCAGCAACCGCGCCGGGCTGTTTTCCAAGCTGAACCGCATGGTGGGCAAGGCCCGCCACGACAAGACCGATATCAAGCTGCTTTACCTCGATCTTGATGGTTTCAAGGAGATCAACGATTCCTACGGTCACGCTGCCGGCGATCGGCTGATCAAGGGCGTTGCGGCGGCGCTCAGGGTGCTTGTGCCGGAAGATGCCGTGCTCGCGCGGCTCGGCGGCGACGAATTCGCCATCGCCATTCAGGGCAACGACGTGTGGTCGGAAGGCCGCAAGCTCTGCCAGGCGCTGCTCGAACTGTTCACCGAGCCGTTCAGCATCGGCGAGCGGGTGGCGAGCATCGGTTGCAGCATCGGCACTTCCGTCTCCAGAGCCGGTGATATCAACGGTGAGGAACTGCTGCGCCGCGCCGACATGGCCATGTATCAGGCCAAGGAAAACGGGCGTGGGCGTTATGTCGCCTACGAGCTGAAAATGGATGCGCTGCGCGAGGAAAAGCTGCAGCTTGAGGCCGATCTGCGTTATGCCATCCTGAATGACGAGATATCGGTGGTCTACCAGCCGGTCGTCAATGCCGCCACGCGCAGTATCACCGGGGTGGAGGCGCTTGCCCGCTGGCAAAGGCCGGGATACGGCTTCGTGCCCCCGGATATCTTCATCGCCGCTGCCGAAACCAGTGGCCTTATCGAGCGGCTCGGCCTGCTGGTGCTGCGCAAGGCCTGCGAGACGGCAGGTCAATGGCCCTCCATCAAGCTCTCGGTGAATATTTCACCCGTTCAGTTCCGCAATCCGGCCTTTTCCGGCAACGTGGCGGATATTCTCGCTGCCACGCAGACGCCAACCGCAAGGCTGCGGCTGGAAATGACCGAGGGCTATTTCATCCAGAATCCGGAGCGGGCAAGTGCGGCAATCGACAAGCTGAAACAGCTTGGCCTGCATATAGCGCTCGACGATTTCGGAGCCGGTTTCGCCAGCGTCGGATATCTGCGCCGCTTCGGTTTCGACCGCATGAAGATCGACCGGTCGCTGGTCATGGCCCTGGAACAGGGCGGGCGGTCGCTGGAAATGTTGCAGGCAACCGTGGCGCTTGCGAAATCTCTCGATATTCCGGTCACGGCGGAGGGCGTCGAGACAGAAGAACAGGCGGCTATCCTGCATCTGTGTGGCTGTGACGAATTGCAGGGCTACCTGTTCTCAAAACCCGTCGCCGCTGAAGAGATTACCGCCATGCTGGAGGAGCAGACGGCGCCGCTGTTTGCGCTTCGGGCAGGGGCAAAAGGGTGA
- the trhO gene encoding oxygen-dependent tRNA uridine(34) hydroxylase TrhO → MTDTTILPRPEAAPHPTGDFLVAALYHFARLPRFESLRDELFQLCRENGVKGTLLLAAEGINGTIAGPDAGVRAILAFLRAQPEFTALEHKESRASNMPFVRMKVKLKKEIVTMGVPDIDPNRIVGTYVDPRDWNSLISDPDTIVIDTRNDYETAIGLFKGAVDPKTKTFREFPDWVKNNPGLHNKPKIAMYCTGGIRCEKATAFMKEQGFDEVYHLKGGILKYLEEVPEEESLWEGACFVFDERVSVVHGLAEGDHKLCHACRNPITSQVRQSPLFEEGVSCPSCYDDRTEEDRQRFRDRQLQIELAKKRGERHLGR, encoded by the coding sequence ATGACCGACACCACCATTCTCCCCCGCCCGGAAGCCGCCCCTCACCCCACTGGCGATTTTCTTGTGGCTGCGCTTTATCATTTCGCCCGCCTGCCGCGGTTTGAAAGCCTGCGCGACGAGCTGTTTCAGCTTTGCCGGGAAAACGGCGTCAAGGGCACGCTGCTTCTGGCGGCGGAAGGCATCAATGGCACCATTGCCGGGCCCGATGCGGGTGTGCGCGCCATACTTGCCTTCCTGCGTGCGCAGCCGGAATTTACGGCGCTGGAACATAAGGAAAGCCGGGCATCGAACATGCCCTTCGTGCGCATGAAGGTGAAGCTCAAGAAAGAGATCGTCACCATGGGCGTGCCGGATATCGATCCCAACCGCATTGTCGGCACCTATGTCGATCCGCGCGACTGGAACTCGCTGATCTCCGACCCGGACACCATCGTCATCGACACCCGCAACGACTACGAGACCGCGATCGGTCTCTTCAAGGGCGCGGTGGACCCGAAGACCAAGACCTTCCGCGAGTTTCCCGACTGGGTAAAGAACAATCCCGGCCTGCACAACAAGCCGAAGATCGCCATGTATTGTACCGGCGGCATCCGCTGCGAAAAGGCGACCGCCTTCATGAAGGAACAGGGGTTCGATGAGGTCTATCACCTCAAGGGCGGCATCCTGAAATATCTGGAAGAGGTGCCGGAAGAAGAGAGCCTGTGGGAAGGCGCCTGCTTCGTGTTTGACGAGCGCGTCTCCGTCGTCCACGGTCTTGCCGAAGGCGATCACAAGCTTTGCCACGCCTGCCGCAACCCGATCACATCGCAGGTGCGCCAATCCCCGTTGTTCGAGGAAGGTGTGTCCTGCCCTAGCTGTTACGACGACCGGACAGAAGAGGACCGCCAGCGGTTCCGCGACCGGCAGCTGCAGATCGAACTGGCAAAGAAGCGCGGCGAGCGCCATCTGGGGCGCTAA
- a CDS encoding methionine ABC transporter permease: protein MSPDMLFNLLSKGLLQTLHMVAVAGIVGSIIGVPMGVFLATSGKGELFPAPMTNRILGLVVNAARSTPFIILVVAIIPFTRLVAGTSIGTSAAIVPLTVATVPFIARLVEAAIREVDKGLIEAARAMGATPLQIVTKVLLAEAKPGITLALTLTLVSLIGYSAMVGAVGGGGLGDLGIRYGYQRFMPDVMLVVVLVLIVLVQLVQSAGDRLARSFDKRTRKN, encoded by the coding sequence ATGTCGCCTGATATGCTTTTCAACCTTCTGTCGAAGGGTCTTCTGCAGACGCTGCACATGGTCGCGGTCGCCGGCATCGTCGGCTCCATCATCGGCGTGCCGATGGGCGTTTTCCTTGCCACCAGCGGCAAAGGCGAACTCTTCCCCGCGCCGATGACGAACCGCATCCTCGGCCTTGTCGTCAATGCGGCGCGCTCCACGCCCTTCATCATTCTGGTGGTGGCGATCATTCCCTTCACGCGGCTGGTCGCTGGCACTTCCATCGGCACCAGTGCGGCCATCGTGCCGCTGACGGTTGCCACCGTGCCTTTCATCGCGCGGCTGGTGGAAGCGGCGATCCGCGAAGTCGACAAGGGCCTGATCGAAGCGGCCCGCGCCATGGGCGCAACACCGTTGCAGATCGTCACCAAGGTCCTGCTTGCGGAAGCAAAGCCGGGCATCACGCTGGCGCTTACCCTCACGCTCGTCAGCCTCATCGGTTATTCGGCCATGGTCGGTGCTGTCGGCGGCGGCGGGCTGGGTGATCTCGGCATTCGCTACGGCTACCAGCGCTTCATGCCTGACGTGATGCTGGTCGTGGTGCTGGTGCTGATCGTGCTCGTGCAACTCGTGCAGAGCGCCGGCGACCGGCTTGCCCGCAGCTTCGACAAGCGCACCCGCAAGAACTGA
- a CDS encoding tellurite resistance TerB family protein has product MFDAKKLLEQFLGSQVPGLSGSVRDRAGQAADIAKNNPMKAGALAAAILGTKTGRKLAGNVATIGGVAAIAGLGYLAYKNYKSGQAPEVAPKPEPELLAPPADSAFHPQSPALSNDFALKLIQAMIAAAKADGHIDEKERANIMDKVQVSGLDTEAERFLEKELADPLDIDALVAAARTEEQKVEIYTASRLAIEADTRAERGYLDLLAGRLGLPDALVDHIESTVVAAKV; this is encoded by the coding sequence ATGTTCGACGCCAAGAAGCTTCTTGAACAATTCCTCGGCTCACAGGTGCCGGGCCTTTCGGGAAGCGTCCGTGACAGAGCCGGGCAGGCCGCCGATATCGCCAAGAACAATCCGATGAAGGCCGGTGCGCTTGCCGCCGCCATTCTAGGCACCAAGACCGGCCGCAAGCTCGCCGGCAATGTCGCCACCATCGGCGGCGTAGCGGCCATCGCCGGTCTCGGTTATCTCGCCTACAAGAATTACAAATCCGGGCAGGCGCCTGAAGTAGCTCCAAAACCCGAGCCGGAGCTTCTCGCCCCGCCCGCCGATTCCGCCTTCCATCCGCAGTCCCCCGCCCTTTCCAACGATTTTGCGCTGAAACTCATCCAGGCGATGATTGCCGCTGCCAAGGCAGACGGCCATATCGACGAAAAAGAGCGCGCCAACATCATGGATAAGGTGCAGGTGTCCGGCCTCGACACTGAAGCCGAGCGGTTCCTCGAAAAGGAACTGGCCGATCCGCTGGATATCGACGCACTGGTGGCTGCTGCCCGCACAGAGGAGCAGAAGGTGGAAATCTACACCGCCTCGCGTCTTGCCATAGAGGCCGATACGCGGGCTGAGCGCGGTTATCTCGATCTGCTTGCCGGGCGGTTGGGATTGCCCGATGCGCTGGTCGATCATATCGAGTCGACGGTGGTGGCGGCGAAGGTTTGA
- a CDS encoding GNAT family N-acetyltransferase: MRDLSDFKGCPAPQPVTLKGRYVTAETFDRDRHLARLWTALGGEGVNALLKYFPQSGFADAAAFGDWLVNAGDKLNWVTLVFVENATGDVVGMASYMRPDPANGVVEVGSVAHGARMKRSPLSTEAHYLMAKHVFEDLGYRRYEWKCHNQNEPSKITAKRYGFTFEGVFRQHMISKGANRDTAWFSMIDGEWPLIGKAFEIWLSPENFTADGAQKRKLEDIRAELAHDYA, translated from the coding sequence ATGCGCGATCTGAGTGATTTTAAGGGATGTCCGGCGCCGCAGCCGGTGACGCTGAAGGGCCGTTATGTGACGGCGGAAACGTTTGATCGCGACAGGCATCTTGCAAGGCTCTGGACTGCGCTTGGTGGTGAGGGGGTCAATGCGCTTCTCAAATATTTCCCGCAAAGCGGCTTTGCCGATGCTGCAGCCTTTGGTGACTGGCTTGTCAACGCGGGTGATAAACTCAACTGGGTGACATTGGTTTTCGTTGAAAATGCCACCGGTGACGTCGTGGGAATGGCAAGCTACATGCGGCCCGATCCCGCCAATGGCGTGGTCGAGGTCGGTTCGGTTGCCCATGGCGCCAGGATGAAGCGCTCGCCGCTTTCGACCGAAGCGCATTATCTGATGGCGAAACACGTTTTCGAGGATCTGGGTTACCGCCGCTACGAGTGGAAATGCCATAATCAAAACGAACCCTCCAAGATCACGGCGAAGCGTTACGGCTTCACCTTCGAGGGTGTGTTCCGCCAGCACATGATCTCCAAGGGTGCCAACCGCGATACGGCGTGGTTTTCCATGATCGACGGCGAATGGCCGTTGATTGGCAAGGCGTTTGAAATCTGGCTTTCGCCGGAGAATTTCACGGCCGATGGCGCGCAGAAGCGCAAGCTTGAGGATATCCGCGCGGAGCTCGCCCATGACTACGCCTGA
- a CDS encoding nickel/cobalt transporter, with the protein MLSRNGRLCGHLTIVAICVLAVAGAAHAQSPLGIGSAEPSFAPGGPFAPLMQWINVHQQMFYRALTGALKAMREDNWAMASLVGLSFAYGVFHAAGPGHGKAVISSYMIANETQLKRGILISFISALIQGAMAIGLVVAAWLVLRGTSITMTKATQAMEIASFAMVALFGAWLLLRKLWSLRIRRVPVAAFAVAGEATAVRTTGMGTGLRFQGKPVFADHAHSGTGDLCVSCGKSHAPDPLLLKGKNFSLHEAWSAIIAVGLRPCSGAIIVMSFALLNGIFLGGVLSVLAMSLGTAITVSLLAIMAVSAKGLAVRFAGPGSRRAAGISHAIEITGALFVLLMGLMLLGASLQF; encoded by the coding sequence ATGCTGAGCCGAAACGGGCGCCTTTGCGGACACCTGACCATCGTCGCGATCTGCGTGCTGGCTGTGGCAGGTGCTGCCCATGCGCAATCGCCGCTCGGCATAGGCTCGGCCGAGCCGTCCTTTGCCCCTGGCGGGCCGTTCGCGCCGCTGATGCAATGGATCAACGTGCACCAGCAGATGTTCTACCGGGCGCTGACCGGTGCCCTGAAAGCCATGCGCGAAGACAATTGGGCGATGGCATCGCTGGTTGGCCTCTCCTTTGCATACGGGGTCTTTCATGCCGCCGGTCCTGGCCACGGCAAGGCTGTCATCTCTTCCTATATGATCGCCAATGAAACGCAGCTGAAACGCGGCATTCTCATTTCCTTCATTTCAGCACTCATTCAGGGCGCAATGGCCATCGGCCTCGTTGTCGCAGCCTGGCTCGTGCTGCGCGGCACCTCCATCACCATGACGAAAGCCACGCAGGCAATGGAGATCGCCAGCTTTGCCATGGTGGCGCTGTTCGGCGCCTGGCTTCTGCTACGCAAGCTCTGGTCGCTGCGCATCCGGCGCGTACCGGTTGCAGCCTTCGCGGTTGCGGGGGAAGCAACAGCAGTCAGAACCACGGGCATGGGCACGGGCCTCAGGTTTCAGGGCAAGCCGGTTTTCGCGGACCACGCCCATAGCGGCACAGGTGATCTTTGCGTCTCCTGCGGAAAATCGCACGCGCCCGATCCGCTGCTTCTCAAAGGCAAGAATTTCAGCCTGCACGAAGCGTGGTCGGCGATCATCGCAGTTGGCCTGCGGCCATGCTCCGGTGCCATCATCGTCATGAGCTTTGCGCTCTTGAACGGGATTTTTCTCGGCGGCGTGCTTTCCGTGCTTGCCATGTCGCTGGGTACCGCCATCACCGTATCGCTGCTTGCCATCATGGCCGTCTCGGCCAAGGGGCTTGCCGTGCGCTTCGCCGGCCCCGGAAGCCGCAGGGCAGCGGGCATCAGCCACGCGATCGAGATTACCGGTGCGCTGTTCGTGCTTTTGATGGGCCTTATGCTGCTTGGTGCGTCGCTTCAGTTCTGA
- a CDS encoding MetQ/NlpA family ABC transporter substrate-binding protein → MKKIILAASLAALFTAGQALAETIKIGVTPAEHAQIMEQVKKIAAAKGLDIDIVEFSDYVVPNQALADGELQANSFQHQPYLDNQIADRKFDLVSVGTTITTPMGVYSKKVKSLDELKDGATVGIPNDPTNGGRALLVLASKGVLKVKEEAGLKVTPADITENPKNIQIVELDAAQLPRSLDDTDASVINTNYATAAGLNPKKDAIAIESEKSPYANVIAVRAQDKDKPWVKTLVESYHSPEVKAFILEKFNGTVIPSW, encoded by the coding sequence ATGAAGAAAATCATCCTCGCGGCTTCGCTCGCCGCTCTCTTTACCGCCGGTCAGGCGCTGGCCGAAACCATCAAGATTGGTGTTACACCTGCCGAGCACGCGCAGATCATGGAACAGGTCAAGAAGATCGCCGCCGCCAAGGGACTGGACATCGATATCGTCGAGTTCTCCGACTACGTCGTGCCGAACCAGGCACTGGCAGACGGTGAGCTTCAGGCCAACTCCTTCCAGCACCAGCCTTACCTCGACAACCAGATCGCTGACCGCAAGTTCGATCTCGTCAGCGTCGGCACCACCATCACCACCCCGATGGGCGTTTATTCGAAGAAGGTGAAGAGCCTTGACGAGCTGAAGGACGGCGCGACGGTCGGTATTCCGAACGACCCGACCAATGGCGGCCGTGCGCTTCTCGTTCTCGCTTCCAAGGGTGTGCTCAAGGTCAAGGAAGAAGCCGGTCTGAAGGTAACGCCTGCCGACATCACCGAAAACCCGAAGAACATCCAGATCGTCGAACTTGACGCTGCGCAGTTGCCGCGCTCGCTGGATGACACCGACGCGTCGGTCATCAACACCAATTATGCCACGGCAGCAGGCCTGAACCCCAAGAAGGACGCCATCGCCATCGAAAGCGAAAAGTCCCCTTACGCAAACGTCATCGCCGTTCGTGCGCAGGACAAGGACAAGCCGTGGGTGAAGACGCTGGTGGAATCCTACCACAGCCCGGAAGTGAAGGCCTTCATTCTGGAGAAGTTCAACGGCACGGTCATTCCATCCTGGTAA
- a CDS encoding 2-dehydro-3-deoxy-phosphogluconate aldolase, which produces MAQDSEKLLSILKLQPVVPVLIVDDAASAVPLARALVAGGLKAIEITMRTPAALDAIRAVAAEVEGAHVGAGTILNAKDFEAAAEAGSTFIVSPGINKSVLEAARASNVPLLPGAATASEVMALRDEGYKVLKFFPAEQAGGAPYLKALSSPLAGTVFCPTGSVSLKNANDYLSLPNVVCVGGSWVAPRELVATADWAGITRLAAEAAALRG; this is translated from the coding sequence TTGGCCCAGGACTCCGAAAAACTGCTCTCCATCCTCAAGCTGCAGCCGGTCGTGCCGGTGCTGATCGTGGATGATGCTGCCTCCGCCGTGCCGCTCGCGCGCGCTCTGGTCGCAGGTGGCCTGAAGGCAATCGAGATCACCATGCGCACGCCGGCGGCACTCGATGCCATCCGTGCGGTTGCGGCGGAAGTGGAGGGCGCCCATGTCGGCGCCGGCACCATCCTCAACGCCAAAGATTTCGAGGCGGCCGCCGAAGCCGGTTCCACCTTCATCGTCAGCCCAGGCATCAACAAAAGCGTGCTGGAAGCTGCGCGCGCCTCCAACGTGCCGCTTCTTCCTGGGGCCGCCACGGCAAGCGAAGTCATGGCGCTGCGCGACGAAGGCTACAAGGTGCTGAAGTTCTTCCCGGCGGAACAGGCCGGTGGCGCGCCATACCTCAAGGCACTGTCCTCGCCGCTCGCCGGCACGGTGTTCTGCCCGACCGGCAGCGTCTCGCTGAAGAATGCCAATGACTATCTTTCCCTGCCGAACGTCGTCTGTGTCGGCGGTTCCTGGGTTGCTCCGCGCGAACTGGTGGCAACGGCTGACTGGGCCGGCATCACCAGGCTCGCCGCCGAAGCCGCAGCACTGCGCGGCTGA